A window of Bactrocera tryoni isolate S06 unplaced genomic scaffold, CSIRO_BtryS06_freeze2 scaffold_25, whole genome shotgun sequence genomic DNA:
gacctagaaataaaaaatataacacatgatcatcaaaattaacaaatcaaaattatgaaaatattagaatCCAAATCGAGTTATAAAATTTCTAATATACAAGAAATGTACAAATACCTAAGCTATGCTATTCGTTTAGTAATAATATTAGGATTATTTATATACGCCTCAGTAAAGGCATGTAAATGTTACCAGATTAAACAAGAAGCCAAAAAAACGCCGAGTTTTCGAGCAGCTATATGAAATGGAAGTACAGCGACTCCAAACACAGCGCCTTTGAAATAaggacatttcattttaacagaGGGGAGAGTTAAGGAAGATAACATTCCTTATCATACTCACGAACCTAAGAACATCAACAAATCCTTATCAGCTGTAAACATAAAAACATGTCTCAtgatatatacacataataaGTCAGAgtgggagctatgttgcctgtttGCGCTCCTGGGGACGgtggaggtcctctgttggccactcggtATGAGCGCGAACTGGATGCAGATTGCACAGCCATAGAAGCTGGTGTCGCAGTATTGCgtaggcaacatggggccacgtaactcgtggtccactccctGTGACTCTTAAAGCCTGAACAGGTATTAAGATGgttccatccattgcatgtttTGCACCTGGCCGAGGTCTagtttggatggagccgttttgcgcatacgcagcagaaaaattcctccgggcccgggttggactcgATGCCAGCCGCGCCGCCCAatccgagtggccaacagaggacctccacGGTCCCTAGGAGCTCAATCAGACAACATAGCTCCCCCCTTGACTTTtcgattgaagaagtcacacgatagggtaTCTCCTAAGGTGAAaactcgcttggtatcgaacggctcggagaggctGAAGTTTGCATTACCGAAAAAATTGCAGATCATAGACAGAGAAGTCTGCAAAAGCTCAGAACGCCTTTAAGGATTGTCATTTTTACTAAAACATTGCGGTTAAAAATCAGAGAACCACAAAGCAACAAGCGAACTGAAATGTAaactttttgcaaatatttattttagaaaaagctATATTGCTACATCCAGTTATTaacataagtatattaatatcCTTAATCTGAAGTATAGGGCATATATCCTGTGCAATTACCACTTCCACACAAGCAGATACGTCGTTGTCTTGCTAACACAACTTCGTTTCCCTCGTTATAATGGAAACAGAGCTCTTCTCCAGGGCTTATGTCTCGCTTTGCGAATATGGCTGTTAATTACAATAAAAGCCATCATTGGTGAATAGATACATACAATAAacaattctaataaaatttacCAATTTTTGGAATGGGGCAATCAATCCGAACTGAACGTACCTCACAATTCGGATTACAGCTATGATTTAAGTATCGGCCAATATTTCCCCTTTTGGTTGGGTCAATAATTGTTGTAGTGGAAGATTTATCATGCCCCTCCTTGATTCTTTCAATCATAAACAAAATGTagttatttacattttgttcATAATTCTTTAAACGATTATGGGCTTGTTTACGGGAAATAATTTCTCCTGCATATTCACAAATAAACCCTCCTTTAGGTATATGATCACCTGAAAATAATCCTTtggatttaaataaatttgaatggaCTACTTTCAGTTTAGCCCTAGGCCCCTTCTGAACAAGTCGATTAGTACATTTCGAGGGTTCACATTTACATGACGAACTACACTCGTAAATAAGATCTCCACTATTGTCTGTATCTAAAACCAATTCCCCTGTTTCTGGAAGCCATTTATAGTTCCTGCCATGACATTCAAGGCAACCAAATTGAGAAACATTGCAATCACACCCATTCAGAAGAATGGAATTAAATTCCATTTGTAAATGCTGAAACTCGTTGTCACTGCCATCATTGCTTTGATCGCtaagaatattttccaaaacatATTCCAAGGAGCGATCCTCATGCTCATAAAAATCAGAAACATTTAAATTACTTGTCATTTTAGTAAAACATGTAAAATATTTGTCTATACcattgtattatataatatccCGACATTCAACTTTTAATGTCCAGACAACTTTATTGCTATTGCTCGCCCACACGGGCTatttagatttgaaaaaaaaaaatacttttttcattcTTTCCGGACTAACAACCAGCGATAAAGGGATGGCCAGCATTTTTAACAGTTTgaagcgcctcaaaataagcgtttttagataatttttcaTTGTAACCAACTCGgtcaaaatcataatttttggcatttaaattaCAACTCTCTACATTtacaagttaaaaattattatatcttcgacttttaatatataacaaaactatttaagtcttttttttataattttatggtGCATTACTTTGGCTTTTGACCTTTTaatactttataaaataaataaacctgTTACAAATCCATTATGCATTatattacaaaacgtttcatcaaatacatttaaattttgcattttcttaaatttccattaggggtattctcttgctcttgcaaaacccggtgcacggtgcaagaattgcagatttacaacggcacaacaacaaacacacgcagaaaaatatttgcaagggctgtaaaatatgtcagaccgaaacctatgtatatttgcgtgcaatgtcacgcaaaaatataattgcaaccctgttgtagttgccattttacataaagacatattacgtcgttaaattgttgaggaagataagttttaaatggattttattatttctatttaaattttaaagatttgttacagtatttttcttaaaaatgtatgcagaaggtgcgccaattcacaatatccatgcttaatagtcattcacaacaaattgattcattcatatatcactagattctgcaatgggtgctctcgtgctcttgtatatttcagtatagtatttttgcaatctgcaatcttgcaagagcaagagaatacccctattgtgttatattttttattgaacggcggcaacaaatctCTCCGTGCACGTATCTTTTTGATAGAATTTcaatctttctttttttttacttattttttttagattactaaattaattttatttttcgcttgCTTGCAACTATTTTCTTATGGTCTAAATAAATGGATTTCAACGAATATGTAGAACCGAATTAGTTTAAAaggcaaatatctcaaaaatcatAAGCGgtaactatatatttatattttcttgctCTGGAGGGCCCACTCTATCCGTATATGCCCATTTTAACCACGAAGTCGGGGGTGTTATTCTAAATCCCTGCCTTctagtgtgagagcgcctcaaaatttgcgattttataaaattttacaaaaagcaaTGA
This region includes:
- the LOC120780461 gene encoding probable histone-lysine N-methyltransferase set-23 isoform X2, translated to MTSNLNVSDFYEHEDRSLEYVLENILSDQSNDGSDNEFQHLQMEFNSILLNGCDCNVSQFGCLECHGRNYKWLPETGELVLDTDNSGDLIYECSSSCKCEPSKCTNRLVQKGPRAKLKVVHSNLFKSKGLFSGDHIPKGGFICEYAGEIISRKQAHNRLKNYEQNVNNYILFMIERIKEGHDKSSTTTIIDPTKRGNIGRYLNHSCNPNCEPYSQSET
- the LOC120780461 gene encoding probable histone-lysine N-methyltransferase set-23 isoform X1, producing the protein MTSNLNVSDFYEHEDRSLEYVLENILSDQSNDGSDNEFQHLQMEFNSILLNGCDCNVSQFGCLECHGRNYKWLPETGELVLDTDNSGDLIYECSSSCKCEPSKCTNRLVQKGPRAKLKVVHSNLFKSKGLFSGDHIPKGGFICEYAGEIISRKQAHNRLKNYEQNVNNYILFMIERIKEGHDKSSTTTIIDPTKRGNIGRYLNHSCNPNCEVRSVRIDCPIPKIAIFAKRDISPGEELCFHYNEGNEVVLARQRRICLCGSGNCTGYMPYTSD